A window from Montipora capricornis isolate CH-2021 chromosome 7, ASM3666992v2, whole genome shotgun sequence encodes these proteins:
- the LOC138055738 gene encoding uncharacterized protein — MTCLQDAYKENVFEIIEKALALKEVSGGTRISGVRYANFIQDKFAYLNITPVRKRLLERSIQCALSCLDTLPCFSFNLAALQDNSDKLMCEHLPSDKYNNSDQFVASKVFHHLSILSPCSSWPCNGNGKCVALYAENSYLCISKTGFIGQNCENSMMNSVILSSDGFYFICAILQCFCPLSLEMIPGGNSVTEVRPTATIVKKNDFVFGGFTDIP, encoded by the exons ATGACCTGTTTACAAGATGCATATAAAGAAAATGTCTTCGAAATAATCGAAA AGGCTTTGGCGCTCAAGGAAGTCAGTGGTGGAACACGGATTTCAGGTGTCCGTTATGCAAACTTCATTCAAGACAAATTCGCGTACCTAAATATCACCCCTGTTCGTAAAAGGCTCCTTGAACGAAGTATCCAGTGCGCTTTGTCGTGTTTGGATACTCTTccatgcttttcatttaacCTGGCAGCCCTTCAGGACAACAGCGATAAACTAATGTGTGAACACCTTCCTTCTGACAAGTACAACAACTCAGATCAGTTTGTTGCCAGCAAAGTTTTCCACCACCTCAGCATCTTG TCACCGTGTAGCAGTTGGCCTTGCAATGGCAATGGAAAGTGTGTGGCTCTCTACGCAGAAAACAGTTATCTGTGCATCTCCAAAACTGgattcattggtcaaaactgcGAAAACT CTATGATGAATTCAGTGATATTATCCAGTGATGGATTTTATTTTATCTGCGCCATCTTGCAATGTTTCTGTCCCCTGTCATTGGAGATGATTCCCGGTGGGAACTCTGTTACAGAAGTTCGACCCACGGCTACAATTGTCAAGAAAAACGATTTCGTGTTTGGAGGATTCACAGATATCCCTTGA
- the LOC138055739 gene encoding uncharacterized protein: protein MGKPKAKQKVTSSPKSPTTTSDDEFCENWEKIEAKIEPKLNKWIDERLPSIIQLKIQEFVDPAVNKLITSPKFCESVSESLKFDLEQCRNIESILEELKVSNETLTSQLDDLEQYTRRTNIRIYGIPESNVESADTREDTDILSLNFVKEELGVDLKLEDISRSHRVGKRSSMPRPIIVRLSRHNTKVEILRKRKMLKQNKRPYNVQEDLTQPRRDILKYLSKDIPPNIVDKVWTVDGVICLRPTQHTSTIERFTTMAKCREIVRKYSPS from the coding sequence ATGGGCAAACCAAAGGCAAAACAGAAGGTTACTTCCTCGCCGAAATCGCCTACTACAACTTCTGACgatgaattttgtgaaaactgggAGAAGATTGAAGCGAAGATCGAACCGAAGCTCAACAAGTGGATCGATGAACGTCTTCCCTCCATCATACAATTGAAGATACAAGAATTTGTCGACCCTGCAGTCAACAAACTCATTACTTCTCCTAAATTCTGCGAATCCGTTTCCGAAAGCCTTAAATTTGATCTCGAGCAATGCAGGAATATAGAGTCTATACTTGAAGAGTTAAAGGTCTCGAACGAAACTCTTACAAGCCAGTTAGACGACTTGGAGCAATATACTCGCAGAACTAATATCCGGATCTATGGCATACCTGAGAGCAATGTGGAATCTGCTGATACCCGTGAAGATACAGATATCCTGTCTTTAAATTTCGTTAAAGAAGAATTAGGGGTTGATCTCAAACTTGAAGACATAAGCCGTTCACATCGAGTTGGTAAGAGATCATCGATGCCCAGGCCTATCATTGTTCGACTTTCAAGGCACAATACGAAAGTTGAAATCCTCCGGAAGAGAAAGATGCTTAAACAGAACAAGAGGCCATATAATGTGCAAGAAGATTTAACGCAACCCCGTCGGGATATTCTTAAGTATTTAAGTAAAGATATCCCTCCGAATATCGTTGACAAAGTATGGACTGTTGATGGCGTTATCTGCTTGCGCCCCACACAACACACTTCGACTATTGAGCGCTTTACTACAATGGCTAAATGTCGTGAAATCGTTCGAAAATATTCTCCATCGTGA
- the LOC138057566 gene encoding uncharacterized protein, producing the protein MSRRPSVISKINSADSETLSLSASPFRRRKQKTVEAVKAIHCGSHVYTSEKEQAKSIKDGLWTTLITSAETGEMREYISNSKKCMDSLVPSIVNSKIKEYEKSQAKKIRSMRVLYESGLLGKRKYTSIRNSSDVLNESGGKKRKNQKAEILPGVEVPKTLPYKTLMSFLKTIDVEEVRDLQTLATELSTECVPGVNRPLKSYLLKLADLYMDLHKQIPMLHWFHGVEGLFWVAIGADGAPFGKDDCATAYLVSILNLLSRIQSCNENHLLLGANCEEDHPLMKAYTQQLTKEMEEVENKWLTTEKGYQVRFAMKLIPSDMKWASSFSGELNNAATYFSPFANVSQSNKHTMFGSIGGSDATWQPWSYEKRLEVAKKVQKFKKRLKDPDKKQRSEVTKFIAQNKSRSSLIFILFFWSTLNLTFTLHYLSKQEFIPPLGKFVNLIKPDPLHSINNGWQQWFTNCLTVAMQYTNSNQLKAAVVLSDLPTSCPIVTFLNCVKERMKCGRLYKNFCRWFSEKRKKGLQYSYRFTGLESKRFCWNFGLLIEVLLGIANISSSIKVKLHALAFSALQLRDSGSLFSRVEISREQLVELESKCQLYFNTHALFLDGTNPTTWTIGYAIPYSTQQLFKESGFGLGLNSMQGREAKHIKLAAYVQNTCNVNKNQRWWMVFRHEYISMVWL; encoded by the exons ATGTCAAGGAGGCCATCTGTGATCAGTAAAATCAATTCAGCTGATAGTGAAACACTAAGTTTGTCAGCAAGCCCGTTCAGGCGACGAAAACAGAAAACTGTTGAGGCTGTTAAAGCAATCCACTGTGGTAGTCATGTTTACACTTCTGAGAAAGAACAAGCAAAATCAATAAAAGATGGCCTTTGGACAACATTGATTACCTCGGCAGAAACTGGAGAGATGAGAGAGTATATATCCAATTCTAAGAAATGCATGGATTCACTTGTTCCAAGCATTGTGAACAGCAAGATCAAAGAATATGAAAAGAGCCaagcaaaaaaaattagaagCATGCGAGTACTTTATGAAAGTGGGCTGCTTGGAAAGAGAAAATATACCAGTATAAGAAATAGTTCTGATGTCTTGAATGAGTCAGGggggaaaaagagaaaaaatcagAAAGCAGAAATTCTTCCAGGGGTTGAGGTGCCCAAAACTTTACCCTATAAAACTCTGatgtcctttttgaaaactattGATGTTGAAGAAGTGAGAGATTTACAAACACTAGCCACAGAGCTATCTACAGAATGTGTTCCTGGCGTTAACAGACCACTTAAATCATATCTCCTGAAACTTGCTGATCTGTATATGGATCTTCATAAACAAATCCCCATGCTTCATTGGTTTCATGGTGTAGAGGGACTATTCTGGGTTGCTATAGGGGCAGATGGTGCACCATTTGGTAAAGATGATTGCGCCACTG CCTACTTAGTCAGTATCCTAAACCTGTTAAGTCGCATCCAGAGTTGCAATGAAAATCACCTCCTGCTGGGAGCCAACTGTGAGGAGGACCACCCTTTGATGAAAGCCTACACACAACAACTTacaaaagaaatggaagaagTGGAAAACAAATGGTTGACCACTGAGAAGGGGTATCAAGTAAGATTTGCCATGAAATTAATTCCTTCAGACATGAAGTGGGCCTCCTCTTTCTCAGGAGAGTTGAACAATGCTGCAACATATTTTTCCCCATTTGCAAATGTCTCACAAAGCAACAAGCACACAATGTTTGGCTCTATAGGAGGTTCGGATGCAACCTGGCAGCCATGGAGTTATGAAAAGAGATTAGAAGTGGCAAAAAAggttcaaaaatttaaaaagcgcCTAAAAGATCCTGACAAGAAGCAGAGGAGTGAAGTTACAAAATTCATAGCACAAAACAAATCCAG aagtagtttgatttttattttatttttttggtctaCTCTAAATCTTACATTTACTTTACATTACCTTTCCAAGCAGGAGTTTATACCACCCCTTGGAAAATTTGTTAACTTGATAAAGCCTGATCCATTGCACAGCATTAACAATGGTTGGCAACAGTGGTTTACCAATTGCTTGACTGTCGCCATGCAGTACACAAATTCTAATCAATTGAAGGCTGCAGTAGTTTTATCAGATTTGCCAACTTCCTGCCCTATAGTTACGTTCCTTAATTGTGTAAAAGAACGCATGAAGTGTGGACGTCTGTACAAAAATTTTTGCCGTTGGTTTTCTGAGAAGCGAAAGAAAGGGCTTCAATACAGTTATCGCTTTACAGGTTTGGAGTCCAAGAGATTTTGTTGGAACTTTGGGCTCCTAATTGAAGTCCTCTTAGGCATTGCCAACATTTCAAGTTCAATCAAAGTAAAATTGCATGCTCTAGCATTTTCAGCTTTACAACTACGAGACAGTGGGTCACTGTTTTCAAGGGTGGAAATTAGTAGAGAACAGTTGGTGGAGCTTGAAAGCAAGTGCCAACTGTATTTCAATACTCACGCCCTTTTTCTTGATGGCACCAACCCCACAACATGGACAATTGGATATGCAATCCCCTACAGCACCCAACAACTATTTAAGGAGAGTGGGTTTGGACTTGGATTAAATTCCATGCAGGGCAGAGAAGCCAAACATATTAAACTTGCGGCTTATGTACAAAACACTTGTAACGTTAACAAAAACCAGAGGTGGTGGATGGTTTTTAGGCATGAATATATCTCTATGGTGTGGCTTTGA